The following are encoded together in the Novipirellula galeiformis genome:
- a CDS encoding PDZ domain-containing protein, producing MDCVLRLGVLVGVSIASILAMNSSISWAAEKASTTAPQRKGSAANADDTAAGIELQGELPAPVPQRSGAQSPPKVVPIQSHSSRREVNANRPRLGVNVNAHNAFINRVYAGSGAAIAGVMPGGRVIAVDDTTVLTTADLKRLVAARTSNDTVTLKVLYPSSDGQPSDDRKRGTVKTFRVSLAPVEAPVEELPPPRPAK from the coding sequence ATGGACTGCGTCTTACGATTGGGTGTTTTGGTTGGGGTTTCGATCGCCAGCATCTTGGCGATGAACTCCTCGATCTCATGGGCCGCAGAGAAAGCATCCACAACCGCCCCCCAGCGGAAAGGCTCTGCCGCCAACGCAGACGACACTGCAGCGGGAATCGAGTTGCAGGGGGAGCTTCCCGCCCCCGTGCCTCAGCGGAGTGGTGCCCAATCCCCGCCAAAAGTAGTGCCCATCCAAAGCCATTCTTCGCGACGCGAGGTGAACGCCAATCGGCCCCGGCTTGGAGTGAACGTTAACGCGCACAACGCATTCATCAACCGCGTTTATGCGGGTAGCGGAGCCGCGATTGCGGGCGTCATGCCGGGGGGACGCGTGATTGCGGTGGACGATACCACCGTGCTCACGACTGCGGATCTGAAGCGATTGGTTGCCGCACGGACGTCGAACGATACCGTCACATTGAAGGTTCTTTATCCTTCGTCGGACGGACAACCAAGCGACGATCGGAAACGTGGGACGGTGAAAACGTTTCGCGTTTCACTCGCCCCTGTGGAGGCACCCGTTGAAGAATTGCCGCCCCCTAGGCCAGCGAAGTGA